A genomic segment from Saprospiraceae bacterium encodes:
- a CDS encoding RHS repeat-associated core domain-containing protein, whose amino-acid sequence MHQKSNYLNLPEEITKGRSGNEYRDEALNSVFHAEGRAFKDKDKDKWQYEYFIKDHPDPAGAGQALCNTHLSVADLNRDGCIDPLSDLSEVLQENHYYPFGLNMDGPWVTPYQEDQDGNPLLDDDENPIVDQDKLNRYQYNSKELTTDLGLNWNDYGMRWYDPAIGRWNAVDPLAESMSSWSPYNYTYSNPMRFIDPNGMAPFGDYYGSSGQYLGSDSKNDDKVHVIVDQQETKNVKKALRTAKKNKVDQSFVLDNANLSSTVTINKDIVNGVVASTEAMAKETSKGAGDAGLHEEGGHSENGKIVNWEAGPKKDGKRGKASISLFNGVDKPDPSNLEAVWHVHTNKKTPTGNVVDGKEEYRVGGSGPSTSGRNNDLDGHKRLQAVGFKGVSIVSGGSSNTVHFYNGTGSYFSTSFSRFKKMGKNR is encoded by the coding sequence ATGCATCAAAAGTCCAATTACCTTAACTTACCCGAGGAAATTACAAAAGGCCGAAGTGGCAATGAATACCGCGATGAAGCGCTCAACTCCGTTTTTCATGCAGAAGGCAGGGCATTCAAAGACAAAGACAAGGACAAGTGGCAATACGAATACTTTATTAAGGATCATCCCGACCCTGCGGGTGCGGGACAAGCTCTATGTAATACCCATCTTTCAGTAGCTGACCTAAATAGAGATGGCTGTATTGATCCGCTGAGTGATCTGTCGGAGGTATTACAAGAAAATCACTATTATCCCTTCGGCTTGAATATGGATGGGCCCTGGGTCACGCCTTATCAAGAAGATCAAGATGGAAATCCTCTCTTGGATGATGATGAAAATCCGATTGTAGATCAGGATAAACTTAACAGGTACCAGTACAATTCAAAGGAATTAACTACTGATCTGGGCTTGAATTGGAATGATTATGGGATGCGGTGGTATGATCCCGCCATTGGAAGGTGGAATGCGGTGGATCCTTTGGCAGAAAGTATGTCAAGTTGGTCACCATATAATTACACCTATAGTAATCCGATGAGGTTTATTGACCCAAATGGGATGGCTCCCTTTGGTGATTATTATGGATCTAGTGGCCAATATCTTGGTAGTGATAGCAAAAATGATGATAAGGTCCATGTAATAGTTGATCAGCAGGAAACTAAAAATGTGAAAAAGGCCTTGAGGACAGCAAAGAAGAATAAGGTTGATCAAAGCTTTGTATTGGATAATGCTAACTTGTCATCCACCGTCACAATTAATAAAGATATTGTAAATGGCGTGGTCGCTTCTACCGAAGCAATGGCAAAAGAGACATCTAAGGGAGCTGGAGATGCAGGTCTTCATGAAGAAGGAGGGCATTCTGAAAATGGGAAAATAGTAAATTGGGAAGCTGGTCCCAAGAAAGATGGTAAAAGGGGAAAAGCTAGTATTTCTTTATTTAATGGCGTCGACAAACCAGATCCATCTAACCTTGAAGCTGTATGGCATGTACACACCAATAAAAAGACGCCAACTGGAAATGTAGTTGATGGTAAAGAGGAATATAGGGTTGGTGGTTCAGGACCTTCTACTTCTGGCCGGAATAATGATTTAGATGGTCACAAAAGATTGCAAGCAGTGGGTTTCAAAGGGGTCTCAATAGTTTCAGGAGGTAGTAGCAATACAGTTCATTTTTACAATGGTACTGGAAGCTACTTTTCTACTTCATTTTCTCGGTTCAAAAAAATGGGAAAGAATAGATGA
- a CDS encoding type II toxin-antitoxin system RelE/ParE family toxin has product MTTQRALAELKELVDYIASDSSIDHAQKVRDGIIDIIASLETMPARNAIHRTATKKKYTYRYAPKWSYKIVYRIEEEPPTVNVVSIFHTSQHPIRLDKILE; this is encoded by the coding sequence ATGACAACGCAACGTGCGTTGGCAGAACTGAAAGAACTTGTAGATTATATTGCTTCTGATAGTTCAATAGATCACGCTCAAAAAGTAAGGGATGGTATTATAGATATTATTGCCAGCTTGGAAACTATGCCAGCCCGAAACGCTATACACCGAACAGCTACGAAAAAGAAATATACTTATCGATACGCTCCTAAATGGTCCTATAAAATTGTTTACCGAATAGAGGAAGAACCACCAACAGTGAATGTGGTAAGTATTTTTCATACAAGTCAACATCCTATAAGGTTAGATAAAATACTAGAGTAA
- a CDS encoding RHS repeat-associated core domain-containing protein, with protein sequence MDGPWAKQYQKDEQGETVLDEEGNPVVDQDKLNRYQYNGKELTEDLGLNWNDYGARWYDLAIGRWNAVDLLAEKQASYYAWREQ encoded by the coding sequence ATGGACGGACCCTGGGCCAAGCAGTACCAGAAGGACGAGCAGGGGGAAACGGTTTTGGATGAAGAGGGGAATCCTGTGGTAGATCAGGATAAGTTGAATCGGTATCAGTATAATGGGAAGGAACTCACCGAGGATTTAGGGCTGAACTGGAATGATTATGGGGCGCGGTGGTATGATCTGGCTATTGGGAGGTGGAATGCGGTGGATCTGTTGGCGGAGAAACAAGCATCATATTATGCATGGCGGGAACAATGA